GGAGTACTTGTTGTGGAAGAGTATCCTCCCCTCCTCGCGGTAAACGGCCGGCGCGTGAACCCAGCCACCGAAGTAGATGAACTCGTCAACCGTCTCGACCGCGTTGTACGTGTCGCCGCCGCTGGTCGGAGCCTCGCCAAGGAGGGTGAAGTCGTAGGTCTTTTCCTCGCCGCTCTTCACGTCTGTGAAGTGGGCATCGGCCTCGAAGGCCAGCGTGAAGTAGAGCGTTCCGTTGTGGTATTTGAGTCCAAAAATTCCACCGCTGCCCCACTCGGGGCCGTACCTTGGGGGGAATCTATAGTCCCTGAGGAGCATGGAACCACCCGCCCCTACTCGACCCCGAACCTTATTGACCTTTCGGGAGGCTTTTATAGGTGGAGCGCCTAGCTTAGAGCATGAGGCCCTACCGAGGACTGGCGATAATCTTCGGCTTCTACGCACTGGGTGAGTTCGCCAGTTTTGCCCTCAACCTGACGATCCCTGGGAGCGTGCTCGGCATGCTCTTCCTCCTAGCGGCACTCCTCACGGGTGCCATCAGACTGGAATGGGTGGAAGGTGAGGCCGAGCTGTTCGTCAGGAACATGAGCGTCATGTTCGTTCCCCCAGGAGTGGGGATAGTCACCTACATCGGCCTCATAAAGAGCCAAGCGGTGCCGATATTCGTCGCCTTGATACTGAGCTTCCTGGTTACGCTGGTCGTCACCGCGAAGACGGTTGAACTCCTCAGGAGGGGCGAGGAATGAATCCACTCGGAATAACGCTCACCCTCGTTGTCTTCTACCTGTTCTCGGAGCTCCACGCCAGGAAAAGGGCCTTCTATACCAACCCGGTTCTCCTCTCCATAATCACGATAGCGGTCATCCTCAGGTGGTTCGGAATCCCCTACGGGAGCTACATGGACAGCGCGGTTATACTCAAGTTCCTGCTCGGACCGGCGGTTGTGAGTCTGGCAGTTCCGGTCTACAAGGGCAGGGAAACCATAAAGGCCTACGCGAAGGAGATAACGCTTGGGATAGCCGTCGGCGGAACGGTCGCCATCCTCAGCGCCTTCTACATCGCCGAACTCCTCGGCGGAAGCGAGGAGGTTCTCCTCAGCATAGCCCCGAAGAGCGTTACCACGGCAATAGCTATAGGCATAAGCGAGAAGATAGGGGGCATTCCAGCATTAACCGCGGTTCTCGTGATACTGACCGGGATAATGGGGAACGCCCTCGGCCCAGAGCTTCTCGGCCTGGCGAGGGTGAGGGACAGAATAGCCAGGGGACTGGCAATGGGAGTCAGCTCCCACGGTCTCGGGACGGCGAGGATAATCCTTGAAGACGAGCTGGCGGGGGCGGTGAGCGGCCTGGCCATGGCCCTGAACGGCGTCTTCACGTCACTCCTGCTTCCCTACCTTATCGAAGTCCTCAAGTAGGCACTCGCTTATCCTCAGCCTGTCCTTGGCGTCAAGGAAGAGAGTGAAGTCGCGCTTCGCTATCCTGTCGCTTATTGGAGCGTGCTCCACGAGAAAGGCTATCACCTCGGCGGTGCTGTAGGGAACCTTAACCTTGAGCTCGTCAGCCTTCCGGAAGAGCCTCTCCGGGACGTTGAAGATGTCTTCTCCCTTCTTCACGTCAACGCTTATCTTGGAGTTTATCTGCTCCCAGATGAGGATTGTGTTCCTGGCCTTCTCTATCTTCTCAAGGGCGCGCCTCTCGAGGATGCTTATGTTGGCCCTGCTCGTGCCCAGCATCTCTGCGATCTCGCTCTGCTTCAACCCCTTCGCTCGCAGGCGGAGTATCCTAATCTGCTGCTCGGTGAGAAAGCTCCGGTTCCCCATTTTTAAACACCAAAGTTTAACATGGCGCCAAAGATTAAAAAGTTTTTTCTCGTGGGGATGGGGGTCAAACTCAGCGTGTTGTAAGGGGATAAGAACCAGAGCAATTGGAGCAAAGGCTCACAGAGACGGGAAATCCAACGGTTTGAAGCTCTCAGAAAAGGCCGTTAGAATTCTGGTGGTCCCGCGGCCCGGATTTGAACCGGGGACCTGCGGATCTACAGTCCGCCGCCGCTCCCAGGCTAGGCTACCGCGGGACCCTACAGTCAGCCCGTTCCATAGTGCCCCGGGTAGGTTTATAAATTTTTCTCCCGACTCTGGAGTGGTGGGAACATGAAGCTCTACGAACCCGTTACACTCGCCATGCCGCTCGCAAAGGAAATCGGAGAGTTCATAAGACGCGAGGGTAAGCTGCCAAGCGGCGACGAGCTTCGCGAGATTCTGAAGGGCCTCGGCCTCGAGGAGGGCTGCCTCGATCGCGGACTGGCCCTCTACCGGAGCAGGTTCGTCATAGCCCTGGCATTTCCCAGGGGGGAGACCGTAGTGGTGGACGCCATCTCCTCCAGCGGTGAGCTCAGCGACGCCCTGGAGGTCATAGCCTACCACGACAGAAAGCTCGGGGCCTTCGTGGTCGAGATTCTCCCGACCAACGACCTCGAATACGAGGGCAACGTCGGCATCGAGCCGATAATCGTGGACGAGAAGACCCTCGAACTGGAGAGCAACCCGGTTCTGGGCCACTTCGAGGAGGACGAGGAAGGGCTCTTCCTGGTCATAGAGCGCGAGACCTACGAGCGCTGGAGGGAGGAGGGAGACATCAACATCTGCCCGATATGCGGCGGAGAGCTCGCCTGGAAGGGGGAGAGGGCCTACTGCCAGGACTGCGGCTACGGCGTGAGGGTGGTGAAAGGATGAGCAGGGCCATAAAAACCCAGCTCGTGAAGTATTCCAGGCTAGCCCACGAGAGGGGACTTACCGCGGCGTTTGGCGGAAACCTGAGCATCAGGAAGGGAAACCTCGTCTTCATCAAGGCCACTGGAGCCGTCATGGACGACATGACGGCCGAACAGGTAGCCGTAATCGACATGAGCGGAAGGCAGGTCTCCGGGGTGAGGCCGTCATCGGAGTACAGGCTCCACCTTGCGATTTACGAGAGAAGGCCGGACGTCAAAGCCATAGCGCACCTCCATCCGCCCTACTCCATAGTCGCCTCGACGCTGGTGGAGGGCGAGCTGCCGATAATAACCCCCGAGGCCGAGATTTACCTGAAGAGAATTCCAATAGCCCCGTTCAGGCCGGCTGGAACGCAGGAGCTGGCGGATATCGTTGCCAAAAGCGTGTGCCACTCGGACGCGGCGATAATGGCGAACCACGGCATAGTTACCGTTGGGAAGACCCTTCGGGAGGCGTTCTACAAGGCGGAACTCGTCGAGGAGAGCGCGAAGCTCTGGTACTTAAGCAGAAAAGCCTGACGGCAACACCAGAAACGCAGGGAAATGAGCGGGAAAAGAAAAACGCTCACTTGACCTGCTCAAGGGCACCGAGGACTTCCCAGATGATCGTCCTCGTGTGCATCGGCATGTTCGGGTCCTCGCTTATCTCCTCAAGGATCGCTATGGCATCGGCGGCCCTGACGGCCGGCTCCTTGCTCTCGTCCAGGAGGGCCTCGATGGCCTGCTCGGCGGCGCGCCTTATGTTCCTGGGAACAACGGTGTCCTGAACGACCTGTTCCTTGAGAACCTGCACGATCTGACCGATGAGCTCGCTCATTCTATCACCCCCTTTTCTAAAGAATTGTTACTAAAACTTTCCCGGATTATCTTAAGCTTTCCTAACTAAAAAGCTTTTCGGTCAACGTCGAAATCAGGGGATGAGAAGGGCGCCTCAGAACTCAACGCCCTTCCTCGCGAGGATTCCTCTCTGGTAGGGGTGCTTGACCTCCCGCATCTCCGTCACGTAGTCGGCCAGCTCAAAGAGCTCCTCCGGGCAGTAGCGGCCGGTAAGGACGAGTTCGGTGTGAGGGGCTTTGCTCTTGATGAGCTCCTTGACCTCCTCAACGTCGAGCATTTTGAAACCGAGGGCAACGCAGATTTCGTCGAGGATCACAAGGTCCCATTCGCCGCTCGAGACGACCTCCTTCGCGCGAGCCAGAGCCTTCTTTGCGGCCTCTATGTCGTCCGGCTCGGGCTCTCCGTGGACGAACTTGGGCAGGCCGAAGGACTCTATGACAGCGCCGCATTCGGCTATCTTCTTCTGCTCACCATAAACATCCGGCGCCTTCATGAACTGGAGGATGATGACCCTCCCGCCGGAGCCGAGCATCCTGACGGCCAGGCCAAAGGCGGCAGTTGTCTTCCCCTTTCCGTTGCCGGTGTAGATGTGAACAAGACCGAGCTTGTCTTTCCAGGGCATGTGTATTCACCAAGATGGATATAATTGCCAGGGGTTTTAAGGGTGTTGGAGCATTATATCATGAATAGAAAATAGTAACATCCGCAAAACGGCTCCAAATGCCCAAAAGTAAACGTTATATATCTCGCAAGGTCACAGATTATGGGTTTTGAACCATGGGGAGGTATTCGGATTACAGTGAAGCCGATACGAGAAGCAAGCTGATCGATCCGAAGCTCCACGAGAGTGGATGGGACGAGGATAGAATCAGAAGGGAATACGTCATCTCAGTAGGAAGAATTCTGAACAACGACGGAAGCAGAACATCTCCAAAGAGAGCCGATTACGTTCTATTCTACCCGAACTTCCAAGGACACATAATAGCCGTTGTGGAGGCAAAAAAGGCAAGTGAGGATCCATACTTAGGACTGGAACAGGCGAAAGGGTACGCAAAAGCCCTCGATGCTCCTTTCGCGTACGCCACCAACGGGCTGAAGATAGTTGAGTACGACTTCTTCACGAAGCAAACCAGGGAACTAGACGCGTTTCCTGAACCTGACGAGCTGTGGGAAAGATACACCAAGAGAAAAGGCCTCGACGAGGCAATACGGCGGGCAAAATCAAACCCCCTCGCAGTTCCATTCTACGTTCGCGACAAAAAGCCCCGCTATTACCAGGAGGTCGCCGTTAGGCGCGCGATAGAGGAGATACTCCTCGGGAGAAAGCGCCTACTCCTGACAATGGCGACGGGAAGTGGAAAGACGTTTGTAGCATTTCAGATAGCATGGAAGCTCTACCAGAGCGGCTTTTTGAAAAAGATACTCTTCGTGGTGGATAGGGTCTACCTGCGGGGACAAGCGTACAACGCGTTTGAAGCCTTTGGAAACGCACGCTGGGAGCTCAAGGGGGACAACATCAACTTCGCCAAGGACGTTTATTTTGCCACGTATCAGACTTTGTATTCGGAGAAAAACGGTAAGAAGGTCTACCAGCATTTTGATCCCGATTACTTTGATCTCGTAATAATAGACGAGTGCCACCGCTCGGGCTGGAACAGGTGGCACGATATCCTGAAGTACTTCG
The Thermococcus radiotolerans genome window above contains:
- the cobO gene encoding cob(I)yrinic acid a,c-diamide adenosyltransferase codes for the protein MPWKDKLGLVHIYTGNGKGKTTAAFGLAVRMLGSGGRVIILQFMKAPDVYGEQKKIAECGAVIESFGLPKFVHGEPEPDDIEAAKKALARAKEVVSSGEWDLVILDEICVALGFKMLDVEEVKELIKSKAPHTELVLTGRYCPEELFELADYVTEMREVKHPYQRGILARKGVEF
- a CDS encoding CidB/LrgB family autolysis modulator, whose amino-acid sequence is MNPLGITLTLVVFYLFSELHARKRAFYTNPVLLSIITIAVILRWFGIPYGSYMDSAVILKFLLGPAVVSLAVPVYKGRETIKAYAKEITLGIAVGGTVAILSAFYIAELLGGSEEVLLSIAPKSVTTAIAIGISEKIGGIPALTAVLVILTGIMGNALGPELLGLARVRDRIARGLAMGVSSHGLGTARIILEDELAGAVSGLAMALNGVFTSLLLPYLIEVLK
- a CDS encoding aldolase gives rise to the protein MSRAIKTQLVKYSRLAHERGLTAAFGGNLSIRKGNLVFIKATGAVMDDMTAEQVAVIDMSGRQVSGVRPSSEYRLHLAIYERRPDVKAIAHLHPPYSIVASTLVEGELPIITPEAEIYLKRIPIAPFRPAGTQELADIVAKSVCHSDAAIMANHGIVTVGKTLREAFYKAELVEESAKLWYLSRKA
- a CDS encoding Tfx family DNA-binding protein; the protein is MGNRSFLTEQQIRILRLRAKGLKQSEIAEMLGTSRANISILERRALEKIEKARNTILIWEQINSKISVDVKKGEDIFNVPERLFRKADELKVKVPYSTAEVIAFLVEHAPISDRIAKRDFTLFLDAKDRLRISECLLEDFDKVGKQE
- a CDS encoding UPF0147 family protein gives rise to the protein MSELIGQIVQVLKEQVVQDTVVPRNIRRAAEQAIEALLDESKEPAVRAADAIAILEEISEDPNMPMHTRTIIWEVLGALEQVK
- a CDS encoding CidA/LrgA family protein, with product MRPYRGLAIIFGFYALGEFASFALNLTIPGSVLGMLFLLAALLTGAIRLEWVEGEAELFVRNMSVMFVPPGVGIVTYIGLIKSQAVPIFVALILSFLVTLVVTAKTVELLRRGEE